ATAATATTTTTCCTCAACGTTATTTACATCAAAAATAAAGTCATCAAATTCAGATTCGCGGGCTGCCTGAAAAATAAAATCACCATGCCAATTAAATTGTTGATTTGCTTTTTGGCATAAGGCAATTTCTCCATTAATCTGTGTATAACGTTTTTGTCTATTTTTAGAACTGGTAACAAATTTCACACCCTTTTCACGTAAAAAATATTTGCTATCAGTATAGTCCTCCAAAAAATCTTGCATAGTATGTTCTAATTCAATCTTTTCAGGAAACTGAAAACCATTTATAGGAGGGGTATGAAAGCCAACAACAAAAATACGCTCACGATGTTGAGGAATCCCATAATCCTTACTATTCATTATTTGGAAATATAAGTCATAACCAAGTGAATAAAAAACACTTTTTACAACTTTCCAAGTTTTTCCATTATCATGATTGAGCAAGCCCTTTACATTTTCATAAATAAATATCTTTGGTTGGACTTCATCCACAACGCGAGCAAATTCATAGAATAATGTTCCTCGTGTATCTTCTAATCCTGCACGTTTGCCAACCATGGAAAATGCTTGGCAAGGACTGCCTCCAACTAAAATATCAAC
This genomic interval from Dickeya chrysanthemi NCPPB 402 contains the following:
- a CDS encoding DNA cytosine methyltransferase — encoded protein: MTISTMAQTHDTRLQKTLLFPSQQGWKSKTFLKPDSHIRLATVFSGIGAVEQAFHRLNLNHTIVFAGDIDPYVKKSYLGNYKLNEDFWHNDITQFDARKFRNQVDILVGGSPCQAFSMVGKRAGLEDTRGTLFYEFARVVDEVQPKIFIYENVKGLLNHDNGKTWKVVKSVFYSLGYDLYFQIMNSKDYGIPQHRERIFVVGFHTPPINGFQFPEKIELEHTMQDFLEDYTDSKYFLREKGVKFVTSSKNRQKRYTQINGEIALCQKANQQFNWHGDFIFQAARESEFDDFIFDVNNVEEKYYLSEKIKNYVLAGGTKILKPVRKLICL